A single region of the Oenococcus kitaharae DSM 17330 genome encodes:
- a CDS encoding ion channel, with protein MKTKILNIFLYLLAAISIPLAFMDTSKAPLIFADWGIWIIFVFDYFFEFNLAKDKRNYLKHHIIELISIIPFNAFPAFRILRIVRVFAFAGRFLHKTKDFLIETKVYIAFIITGIILIISGLLFAFYQKDNFLDGLFWALGVATTSGSPFTATKMVIKIVNIILMFTGIGLVGYFTGALASWLTKDDISNNDIDKKLDEVLKRIDLIESERK; from the coding sequence TTCATGGACACATCAAAAGCACCGCTTATTTTTGCAGACTGGGGAATTTGGATCATTTTTGTTTTTGACTATTTTTTTGAATTCAATCTAGCTAAAGATAAAAGAAATTATTTAAAGCACCATATCATAGAACTCATCTCAATCATCCCCTTTAATGCGTTCCCGGCATTTAGAATTTTAAGAATCGTGAGAGTCTTCGCCTTCGCTGGCCGTTTTCTGCATAAAACCAAAGACTTTCTTATCGAAACAAAAGTCTATATTGCTTTTATCATTACCGGCATCATCCTGATCATTTCAGGATTGTTATTCGCCTTTTACCAAAAAGATAACTTTCTAGATGGCCTATTTTGGGCCCTAGGTGTAGCGACAACAAGCGGGTCCCCATTCACTGCTACCAAAATGGTGATTAAGATCGTCAATATTATTCTCATGTTTACCGGAATTGGACTAGTTGGGTATTTCACCGGTGCATTGGCAAGTTGGTTAACGAAGGACGATATTTCCAACAATGATATTGATAAAAAACTAGATGAAGTACTGAAGAGAATCGATCTTATTGAGAGTGAAAGGAAATAA
- a CDS encoding helix-turn-helix domain-containing protein yields the protein MSDTEKQYFASQLRQAVDNSDLTYSDLAHTSGISLSTINRWKEGKAVPRFENILKLADALNESINWFLGRY from the coding sequence ATGAGTGACACTGAAAAACAATATTTTGCAAGTCAACTACGTCAAGCCGTTGATAATTCTGATCTGACATACAGCGACCTTGCTCATACAAGCGGTATTAGTCTATCCACAATTAATCGATGGAAAGAAGGAAAAGCAGTACCAAGATTTGAGAATATTCTCAAACTCGCTGACGCACTGAATGAAAGTATCAATTGGTTTCTTGGCCGTTATTAA
- a CDS encoding protein kinase family protein gives MSNGDLDNFIAAELQKLDKDINLDFQDLYVDFKNSDLINLLSTLQSLISSDYVTDSFAMNQRLPTDDNEAYFWAPESRKILSHIRTIERLQDFLVGNEDEFQIDSYYKNIFDNSLKFLKPTGGSVIPPHTAEVTLYLKKPIFLKSEKFNIKRSNESNWINKQLIGQGSYARIYKYNDPFYKTTFILKSAQPDLNDQELRRFKQEFAILRKLDSPYIVKVYDYNETNNTYTMEYMKSDLDKFINHNNNKPDFNKSTRFSIVNQLFAAYKYVHDQGELQRDVNPKNILINQYGDQTIVVKLSDFNLAKIPNSEITESVSEVKGHLKYIDPALPDYDFKHYGIKNEIYSIALVINFVMTGKESFKTTKNEQFDHFMQKATDLNINNRYENVSEMKAAFKKIIFDE, from the coding sequence ATGTCAAATGGAGATTTAGATAATTTCATAGCTGCAGAGTTGCAGAAGCTTGATAAAGATATAAATTTAGATTTTCAGGACTTATATGTGGATTTCAAGAATTCAGATTTAATAAATCTTCTCTCAACTTTACAGAGCTTAATAAGTAGCGATTATGTCACAGATAGTTTCGCTATGAATCAACGGCTTCCAACGGATGATAATGAAGCATACTTTTGGGCCCCTGAGAGCAGGAAAATTCTGTCACATATTAGAACAATCGAAAGACTGCAAGATTTTTTGGTGGGCAATGAAGATGAGTTTCAAATTGATTCTTATTATAAAAATATTTTTGATAATTCGCTCAAGTTTCTAAAGCCTACAGGTGGAAGCGTTATTCCACCGCACACTGCAGAAGTTACTCTTTATTTGAAGAAACCTATTTTTTTGAAATCTGAGAAATTTAACATTAAGAGAAGTAACGAAAGCAATTGGATCAACAAGCAATTAATTGGCCAAGGATCATATGCCAGGATATATAAATATAACGATCCATTTTACAAAACCACTTTTATTCTAAAGTCTGCTCAGCCAGATCTTAATGACCAAGAGCTAAGACGATTCAAACAAGAATTTGCAATTTTACGAAAATTGGACTCGCCTTATATCGTCAAAGTCTACGATTACAATGAGACCAACAACACGTACACTATGGAGTACATGAAATCTGATCTAGACAAATTTATAAATCACAATAATAACAAACCAGATTTCAATAAATCGACAAGATTTTCAATAGTTAACCAGTTATTTGCCGCATATAAATATGTGCATGATCAAGGAGAACTTCAGCGAGATGTTAATCCAAAAAATATTTTAATTAATCAGTATGGAGATCAAACAATTGTTGTTAAATTATCCGACTTCAATTTGGCAAAAATTCCTAATAGTGAAATTACCGAAAGCGTTAGTGAAGTCAAGGGCCATCTAAAATACATCGACCCTGCTTTACCGGACTATGACTTTAAGCACTATGGGATTAAGAACGAAATCTACTCTATTGCACTAGTAATCAATTTCGTTATGACCGGGAAAGAATCATTTAAAACAACTAAAAATGAACAATTTGATCATTTTATGCAGAAAGCCACTGACTTGAACATAAATAATCGCTACGAAAACGTGTCAGAAATGAAGGCGGCTTTCAAAAAAATAATTTTTGACGAATAG
- a CDS encoding DUF4393 domain-containing protein, whose product MAGDINFDLGQILPEKSMDALLYPTCKDLGILAGGLVTAITKPLLKWSLCQQQDIDDYQNKIQKNLNTIPEDQLATDKFGMAIKALNDSRFQLGDEGLREMFAKLIATTFDKRKNENLVPLFSSLLSNMSPKEAGFLKKWYEKTKVSHFNSVVINMVQQNSIGTQFPLLDGILVYPDGSMENDALNINLLESAGLMVRYRGRELKHELFQKQYISAENYFKSIKVPQEKFMPDCHLESERGYVILTELGKMFTNVLFD is encoded by the coding sequence ATGGCTGGAGATATTAACTTTGATTTAGGACAAATACTACCTGAAAAAAGCATGGACGCACTTTTATATCCGACTTGCAAAGATCTTGGCATTCTTGCAGGGGGATTGGTAACAGCAATTACAAAACCGCTTCTAAAGTGGTCACTTTGTCAACAACAGGACATTGATGACTATCAAAATAAAATACAAAAGAATTTAAATACTATACCCGAGGACCAACTAGCAACTGATAAATTTGGAATGGCAATCAAAGCACTTAACGATTCACGGTTCCAATTAGGTGATGAAGGTTTGAGAGAAATGTTCGCGAAACTGATTGCAACAACTTTTGATAAAAGAAAAAATGAAAATTTGGTCCCACTATTTTCATCTCTCCTATCAAACATGTCACCAAAGGAAGCTGGATTCCTAAAAAAGTGGTATGAAAAAACTAAAGTATCACATTTTAACTCCGTCGTCATCAATATGGTTCAGCAAAATTCCATTGGCACTCAATTTCCTCTTTTAGATGGAATCCTGGTATATCCAGATGGATCAATGGAAAATGATGCATTAAATATTAATCTCCTAGAAAGTGCTGGCCTTATGGTTAGGTATAGAGGTCGAGAACTGAAGCATGAATTATTTCAAAAGCAGTATATTTCTGCTGAAAATTATTTCAAAAGCATTAAAGTGCCTCAAGAAAAATTCATGCCAGACTGTCATTTGGAATCAGAAAGAGGATATGTGATTTTGACAGAATTAGGCAAAATGTTCACGAATGTTTTGTTTGATTGA
- a CDS encoding phosphate/phosphite/phosphonate ABC transporter substrate-binding protein, with protein sequence MRKIITFIGSLLLAAGLIVSLPASPASAAQSRNPKTIRVGFVPSENASTMQARAIPLGKMLSKRLGKKVQVTVSTDYNSIVEALGSGKIDVGFLPPASYVQAHKQYGSKVLLQVVRNGINHDGSNQKKMVSWYRSLILVRKDSNIKSLKDLEGKNIAVQDSTSSSGYIFPIYYLNAKGIDVVKNAHLVTVKGHDQGVLALANKQADAAFVYQDARNLVKSDVPNIFKDTRILAQTMKIPNDTITVRKTLSSSLDQKISKAFMQIVKTKKGKKLVENLYGIAGFERSKNSNFNVVRKAYNSITQGN encoded by the coding sequence ATGAGAAAAATTATCACCTTTATCGGCAGTCTGCTGCTGGCGGCTGGTCTGATTGTCAGCCTGCCTGCATCCCCTGCTTCAGCTGCACAAAGCCGCAATCCCAAGACAATCCGCGTTGGATTCGTCCCTTCTGAGAATGCGTCAACCATGCAGGCCCGCGCCATCCCGTTAGGAAAAATGTTATCCAAACGCTTAGGCAAAAAAGTCCAGGTCACCGTTTCCACTGATTATAATTCGATCGTCGAGGCCCTAGGCTCCGGCAAAATCGATGTTGGTTTCCTACCGCCTGCAAGCTACGTCCAGGCACACAAGCAGTATGGATCCAAAGTCCTGCTTCAAGTCGTACGAAACGGCATCAATCACGACGGCTCCAATCAAAAGAAAATGGTCAGCTGGTACCGGTCACTGATTCTTGTCCGCAAGGATTCCAATATCAAGAGCTTAAAAGACCTCGAAGGCAAAAATATCGCGGTCCAGGATTCGACCAGTTCTTCGGGTTACATCTTCCCGATCTACTACCTGAATGCTAAAGGAATCGATGTTGTGAAAAATGCCCATCTCGTTACTGTCAAAGGCCATGATCAAGGGGTTCTGGCCTTGGCAAACAAGCAGGCAGACGCTGCATTCGTTTATCAGGATGCCCGCAACCTCGTCAAGAGCGATGTGCCTAACATTTTCAAAGACACGCGGATTTTGGCACAGACCATGAAGATTCCTAATGATACGATCACGGTTCGCAAGACTTTGTCTTCTTCGCTGGATCAGAAAATTTCTAAAGCCTTCATGCAAATCGTGAAGACGAAAAAAGGCAAAAAGCTCGTCGAAAACCTTTATGGCATCGCCGGCTTTGAGCGTTCGAAAAATAGTAACTTCAATGTTGTCAGAAAAGCCTATAATTCAATCACACAAGGCAACTAA
- a CDS encoding DUF2075 domain-containing protein — protein MINPPIIKKIKYSEASIESLDDVLINSEEKHYIEDYPTVYVVNDKKDNAGRLNFDVYVGEANWIIQRTKQHLENANDKLQHLNSDAQIMIIGHDHFNKSMTLDIENRLINHMIGIDNVVSLNGRGNQQGTYFTSNLTGEIFNKIWRKMHLIEPELIPPLNVVRDSALFKASPFHNLSEEQRNDKNQIVAETEAALSRDEIGQLIIVEGAAGTGKTVLLSSLFYEFASHGGGEFSNSIINDARSFLLVNHDQQLTVYQQIAKKLNLSSKNKEVVYKPTVWLNYMENQPIADVALVDEAHLLWTQGKQAYRGKNQLDDIRKHARVVIAVFDKNQILRSEQHLSDESIAKLYVGAKVIKLNHQFRIHANENTIQWIDDFVEGTLTKIPKDDSYDLKIFDDPEKMYEQIKQKNQDQRFGLSRMLATFDWKYIENKEPENGGLWRVTVGDFSLPWNLELENKTNRKRNKGLSWAERDYTINEIGSTFTIQGFDLNYAGLIIGPSVKWRNGRLVFDRDASANHNAIKKRDGQDFSEQHLRNELNVLIKRGVRGLCIYAVDDELRNKLMSLTN, from the coding sequence ATGATAAATCCGCCAATCATTAAAAAAATAAAGTATTCCGAGGCTTCGATTGAGAGTCTTGATGATGTTTTAATCAACTCTGAGGAAAAGCACTACATTGAGGATTATCCGACTGTTTATGTTGTCAATGACAAAAAAGATAATGCAGGGAGGCTGAACTTTGATGTCTATGTTGGAGAAGCCAACTGGATTATTCAGAGAACAAAACAGCATCTTGAGAATGCAAATGATAAATTACAGCATTTGAATTCTGATGCGCAGATCATGATTATTGGCCATGATCATTTTAATAAGTCAATGACTTTGGATATTGAGAACCGGCTTATCAATCATATGATTGGCATTGATAATGTTGTTTCCTTGAATGGCCGGGGCAATCAGCAGGGAACTTATTTCACCTCCAATTTGACAGGCGAAATTTTTAATAAAATATGGCGAAAAATGCATCTGATTGAGCCTGAATTAATTCCACCTCTAAATGTTGTCAGAGATTCGGCACTTTTCAAAGCTTCGCCATTCCATAACCTTTCCGAAGAACAGCGAAATGATAAAAACCAAATTGTTGCGGAAACCGAGGCTGCACTTTCTAGAGACGAAATTGGCCAGTTAATCATTGTCGAAGGAGCCGCCGGAACTGGCAAAACAGTCTTGCTGAGCAGCTTGTTCTATGAATTCGCCTCACACGGCGGAGGAGAATTCAGCAACTCGATTATTAATGATGCGAGGAGTTTTCTGCTTGTGAATCATGACCAGCAGTTGACTGTTTACCAGCAAATCGCCAAGAAACTTAATTTGAGTTCAAAAAATAAAGAAGTCGTTTATAAGCCGACTGTCTGGCTAAATTATATGGAAAACCAGCCAATTGCTGATGTTGCCTTAGTTGATGAGGCACATTTACTTTGGACTCAAGGTAAACAAGCTTATCGTGGCAAAAATCAACTGGATGATATTCGCAAACATGCCCGAGTTGTGATTGCTGTTTTCGACAAAAATCAGATTCTGAGATCCGAACAGCATCTGTCCGATGAGTCAATCGCGAAATTATATGTTGGAGCAAAGGTGATTAAGCTGAATCATCAATTTCGCATCCACGCAAACGAGAATACAATTCAGTGGATTGATGATTTTGTTGAAGGCACACTCACCAAAATCCCTAAAGACGACAGCTACGACCTGAAAATTTTTGATGATCCCGAAAAAATGTACGAGCAAATTAAGCAAAAGAATCAAGATCAGCGATTCGGCTTGTCCCGTATGCTCGCGACTTTTGATTGGAAATATATTGAAAACAAGGAGCCTGAAAATGGCGGGCTCTGGCGTGTGACCGTTGGTGATTTCTCATTGCCATGGAATTTGGAATTAGAAAATAAAACCAATAGGAAACGCAATAAAGGTCTTTCTTGGGCTGAGCGGGATTATACAATTAATGAAATTGGATCAACATTTACGATTCAAGGTTTCGATTTAAATTATGCAGGTTTGATTATCGGGCCATCGGTTAAATGGCGTAATGGTCGTTTGGTCTTTGATCGCGATGCAAGTGCCAATCATAATGCAATTAAAAAACGTGACGGTCAGGATTTTTCTGAGCAGCACCTTCGAAATGAGTTAAATGTGTTAATTAAAAGAGGTGTCCGCGGCTTATGTATTTATGCAGTCGATGATGAACTGCGAAATAAACTTATGTCTTTGACGAACTAA